The following nucleotide sequence is from Drosophila takahashii strain IR98-3 E-12201 chromosome 3L, DtakHiC1v2, whole genome shotgun sequence.
TATTGAAAACAGCTGGCGGACGTTCGCCCTCCAAAAATAGCACCGATCGTTCAGTTCGCAGCATTATAAATACTCGGCACTGAGTTCTGAACTAGTACCGGTCGTCATCGGTGTTCACTTTCGATATGTTTtcgagtttttatttatttcagaattaaccataaatatttacatttttctttgatttttcaattaaCTTTATTCCACTTAAAATGCAAGCGATCAGTTataatattcattttatttgtaactGGAATCGGGCTTATAAAtcacattaaataatttatttaaaaattagctaaacgtacaaaaatataacaatatgTATATCAGAGTATTCGTAGTTATATATTCGTAGTTAAATATGTTAAGTATATTTTCATTCGCCTGGAAAATGTTCAAGTTgagtttaaatattcattaatatttagtttttctcaTGGACTAGATAGACTTTGTCAACCATTTGTTTATCAGCTTGGAGAGAGcgttaaataaagtaaaagagtatttataaacattGTTCTGTTATTTTGGGTCGCCAAAGAGTCATggataaacttaaaattatgtCCGACTAGATGTATCAGAAAGTCCTGTGGAATAAGAAACATAAgactaataaattataaacagttttggtgtttaattttattttaattcttgtATTTATTTGCTCGAATAATGATTGCATGGTTTCAATGATCAAGATTATTTAAATAGGTCAAATGATTGAAATGTTTTATACTTCGAAAGACTTCATTAAAATGCGGTGCTATGGTAGAGCATATTTTGGGATAATGAAAAATCATATTTAGAGTCATTATTTTCACTAAAGACGTACAAAATTCAATTGGCTAATTAAGAGTAGGGTACAAATTATACATATACTTTTAAATTCAGAACCGTTacaatgtatataaaataggATTGAACTTAAGATTGGTCGGTTTTGCGTTCGGGTTCAGATTCAcatgatatataaaataaattacatggTGTGTGGGTTGTGGGGttgttgtgtttgttttttgtttgttagctTTAGTCACAATTAATCTCGTTGGCTTCAATTGCAATACGATCTAAGAGAAAGTGTTACTAaacttaacaaataaaatgctaCAAAATTTCAGCCTCGCCGCCGAACTTGTTCAAGACTGCGACACAGCTCCGAAGCTTACAAGTCGGTATTATAGtaggtatatgtatatgtgtatattATAAACTATTATCATCACATTGTAAACGTTAAGTGTTTCTCATTATTTTGTGTAATCCATTAATCTAAGCAAAAACGAGTACATCGTAGTTTTAATGTCTTTTGTGTTTAAGCTTAAAACGCTGCCGAATATCCGTCGATTAGCTTTCTGATTCCctcacatcatcatcatcattcaGCCTGCCTCGCTCACTCTGATTTACGCTATTTCGCTTTCGAAAGCAGTCAAATGGGACAACAAACTTAAAACCCGTGAAACTTTTCGAAGCCGGTTCCGTTTTTGGtatgtgtttgtttttttttttatagcagtTTACCGAGGATGATTGCCCCGAAGTAGCCTACGTacaattgtaaataaattagcaCTTAAGAGATAGAGTGGCCTAAACCTACATATAGGTCGCAGGATAGCCTAAGAAATGTGTGGGATTAGCTCACGTCTGCCACGCGCCAAAATGTAACATTTTCTCATTcgcatttataaataaattagccaTAGTAtcacttattttgtattttaagaaaataaccAAACTAATTCAACTATAGAAACTTAGAAAGGATAACCCAGAACATGGAAGAGGCCTGCTGTTTTACACTTAAGGAAAGCAGAGAGCGAGTGGCGAGTGGCGCCGACCTAACCTATCGCTACTACTATACAAAATGGAGCACAGCGCATCCCCGGCCGCAGCCCGATCCGCCCTGCAGAGCGGGGCCGTTGCCGAGTTAACCTGATCGGAGCGAGATTGGGACAGACATCTCACGACATCTTGATGCCCAGGGCGCGACTCGTGTACTCGTAGACCACGTAGCTGATGGACACCGCCGGCAGGACCTTGAGGAAGTTGGGCGTGATGCCGCGGTACAGCCCCGTCAGACCCTCCTGCCGCACGATCTTGCGGAAGAGGCCCGTCATCGTCTCCTCGCCGCTGTGCGCGTCGCTGCTCTTGAGGGGTATTTGCGTTTTCCGCTTTTGATTGGCAATTGTTTCGGCGGCTGCAAGAGAAAATTGGGGAAAATAATTATAGCATTTcgataacaattaaataatagcAGCATTTCTCACCTTGTGCCTGTAGCCGAGTGCGCACCAGGGCCAGCGGGTAGGAGCAGAGCTGTCCGAGTGTACTCGACGTACTGCCGCAGGCGAGGAGCACCAGGAAGCTGGGCTGCTCGTTGTTGTCGTGATTGGCTATGTATCGTCTCTTGAGTGTCTCGTATACCGCCAAATCGATGCCGGCATAGGGCAGGATGCCCAGGATATTCGGCACATAGCCGCGGTAGAAGCTGCGCACTCCCTCGTGCTTGTAGATCTTCACCGCCGCATCGGCAATGCCCGCGTACTGGCCCGTTTTCCTGAGCGCCAGGCGCGTCTTTAATACTTCCATGGGGTAGATGATGGTCTGTGAAATTCCGCCGGCCGCTGCGCCCGCGTAGAAACGCTCCACAATGCTCATCTGCCGGCTGGCATCGTCGCCGCGGATCAGTCGCTTCATCTGTTCGTAGGCGGCAAACTTGAAGGCTGTTTCGGGGGCAATCTTGAGCACATTGATGCCATTGCCTCGCCACATGCTCCGCGATCCGCCCTCGTTCAGCATGATGTGCATGCACTCTGAGATTCCCATTCTTTGCGTTTGTACCTAGGCGGGAGAATTCGTTTGTTAATATTTGAGGGAAAAAGTTAGTTGTTCGCCAAGACGCACCTGCAAGTACACCTTAATCCTGTCCAGAGGCGCTGTGCATGTCCGGGAAACCGCTCCAGCTATGCCACCCGCCACCAAGTGTCGCCACCAGAGGCCCGTCTGCATCTCTTTCTGTGTGAAGTCATCAGGTACATTCATATCCTCGCCAATGTCGAGGTACTGCAAGGATCAAAAGGTAGTTGGTTAGAACTTTTGTATATTCTGGGTTTGTGGTTATAAATCTAAATATCTATACTAAATGGAATGATAGGTTATTAGAAGAAAGATATAAATGGGAATATAAAAGAGGCAATCCATAATTTACTAATTAATAAAACTAGACTAGATGGAATTCCATCCCagctgataaaatctttttgatAATACTACCAGAATTTCCTCGGAACGTCGACATTCCTGGATTTCATCCTCAAATTGAACAAGTTCCTTGAGAACCTCTAGCGCCATGATCTAATCAATGCAGCACTGACTGTTctcgcttttaaaaatatccagGTGGTGGCTCAACggtgtaataatattaaataatattgcagGTAGCTAATGCagaatgcaaaatgcaaaagagTGAACTATGCAATCCACACGCGCCACTAAAATCCCCATCGCCTGTGTGAGAATTGCGGAAGCGGGCGAAAAAAAGAACGATGCAAGAGCCGTAAACAAAAGTTATATCATTCACATTAGTTGTGCTACTCGTGCCTACAAACACAGATGCAACTATATATCGGGTTCGTGCCGCATCTATGTACTTTATTTTCTCGATTTCTGTCTTCTTCAGACGTGCCCCCCCccgaaaataattataattggcTCGCCTTTGACTGTCGCCAATTGGTTGTGCAATTTGGCAGatctcttttaaaaaactaacgCCAAGTGGGCCTGAATAAGGCGAAATATTATTTGTCTCTATGAATTGCACAGCTTTTGGCTTTAAATCGAATTAATGCCGCTGATAGTCGGAAAGCTGTCTGAAATTGATAACAATTATCAAGTCTTGTGATGTCTAAAGCTTTCGGGCAAGCAAAAACCGAACTGAATCCGATTGATTCCCGCTGGCAGAGTTATAAAGAAAAGTGCCCACAAGTTCAGGGCGAACTCAAAAAAGGTTATTACACCCATTTCCCCCAGGGCCAAATGTCATTGAAGCCAATTTGGACAATAGGCAGGCGCATAATAACAGCACTAAAGTGATT
It contains:
- the SCaMC gene encoding mitochondrial adenyl nucleotide antiporter SLC25A24-B isoform X1, whose translation is MVRKQVGIEHSASLAVSTQQDQREQDFKREDQKPQDQQQQHIDIDLSPNFAQQAQATYSAARTRTLANSHDLGQTTTLGLQHAHLASNPSPYDFLEVANSGQILPTEIPIEDEERLEKIFNKLDRDGDGRIDIHDLSAALHEFGLSSVYAEKFLQQSDKDQSGNVGFAEFLHYVREHEKNLVLQFSHLDKNRDGKVDLEELISAFKDLGLDIDLDEARNLLTRMDKDGSLNISFNEWRDFMLLAPSTDIHDLIKFWRHSTYLDIGEDMNVPDDFTQKEMQTGLWWRHLVAGGIAGAVSRTCTAPLDRIKVYLQVQTQRMGISECMHIMLNEGGSRSMWRGNGINVLKIAPETAFKFAAYEQMKRLIRGDDASRQMSIVERFYAGAAAGGISQTIIYPMEVLKTRLALRKTGQYAGIADAAVKIYKHEGVRSFYRGYVPNILGILPYAGIDLAVYETLKRRYIANHDNNEQPSFLVLLACGSTSSTLGQLCSYPLALVRTRLQAQAAETIANQKRKTQIPLKSSDAHSGEETMTGLFRKIVRQEGLTGLYRGITPNFLKVLPAVSISYVVYEYTSRALGIKMS
- the SCaMC gene encoding probable calcium-binding mitochondrial carrier CBG00135 isoform X2; its protein translation is MLRNSTYQYNLPVDYHNIQQMAVAGDMMEDFVVIFRDMMGRYLDIGEDMNVPDDFTQKEMQTGLWWRHLVAGGIAGAVSRTCTAPLDRIKVYLQVQTQRMGISECMHIMLNEGGSRSMWRGNGINVLKIAPETAFKFAAYEQMKRLIRGDDASRQMSIVERFYAGAAAGGISQTIIYPMEVLKTRLALRKTGQYAGIADAAVKIYKHEGVRSFYRGYVPNILGILPYAGIDLAVYETLKRRYIANHDNNEQPSFLVLLACGSTSSTLGQLCSYPLALVRTRLQAQAAETIANQKRKTQIPLKSSDAHSGEETMTGLFRKIVRQEGLTGLYRGITPNFLKVLPAVSISYVVYEYTSRALGIKMS